The Lactuca sativa cultivar Salinas chromosome 2, Lsat_Salinas_v11, whole genome shotgun sequence genome includes the window AATTTCGTtagttttggaaaccctaaatcctcattaaatttTGGATTTCCCTTACTTACTTCCAAAGCAACCCATGACGGCTAACCCTAAAAggcaaaccctaatctcgtttattatataaacgaCCCTTCTCTTTGAGAAGAAACACACGAAAATCATTAGCTCTCTTTTTCTTCAAATGAACATAGAATCCTTCTAGCAATTTGGCTTACGATTTCTATGCCTAGATTGGTAGTCCTCTTGAATTATTCTAAGCTGAATTCCTTGCAACCTAGACATAAgttagaaatatcagttcggaaagggTTCACACAATCCAAGTGGTATCCAATCGccaacataaaccctaattcatccaACAAATTATACCCTTTTGTTGCATTTAATTACATGGTAGGTTAACTAAtaatgaagggtattttggtaaaagggataatatttttagaagtagacaattattttgggacaaaccaaaaatgaAACATGGACTATTAATATGGGACGGATGGAGATTTATGttgagtattttttttttattattattttgagtttttgtgtataattttatatatttagaaAACTTGAGCGGAACCGAAGACAATCAGGAGATTAAAGGAATTTTGAAGGCTTGGCAACAATTTGTTTAGGCTTGGAAATGATGATGATAAAGGATGAAAGAAGATGAAGACTTGGGTTTTTATTTGGGCTAAGGTGCTTGATTTTGGGTTTTGTGGAAGCTCGACAATTTATTTGGGCTAAGGTGCTTGGCCCATTTTGGGAGGAGTTTTAGAGTTAAATTTTGGGTTTTGTGGAAGCTCGACAAAGAAGACAAAGGAGACAAGGAGATCAAGGCAAAAAAGGACGTATGCATGTAAGTCAAAGGCTACAAGGCCATCTCATGCAGCCCGAGTCAACATTACACCTATTTTGGGGTGTAAGGTGGGTATCTTTCTTATTGACAAGCATACTAGTGGAGAGCGGAGACCTTCTTACGAGGCGAATTTTTTTAGGTTCATGAAGCTTTTGAAGTGCTTGATTTGTGGATGTTTGTTTATATTAATTTCACTTTTATATCGTAGCCACCAGTCGCTAAAAACATTGGAGTAATCTATGAACACTTACTTTTAGTTTCTCATCTTTGAATGCAATTTTCATATGAATTTCTAAGTCATTATGTTTTTGTTCTTAAGTTTAAATGATTGAATGATAATAGTTAGTTTTCTTGATTACTTAATATATATTCAAAACAATTAGTAACAAATAGTTTTTATGGATGTTTTCATCTAATTTTTAAACCATGAAATTGAGTTATCCAAAATAGAATGTATCTGTTTCAAAACAATTGCATGTTCGAGTACTAATATAAATTGATTTTGCAGTTCACGAAAAACACATTGCGCATAGGATCTCTTTTTTCAAACATAAAACGACTTTGTGAAGTATTCATTAAAGTGAAGTGCCTTTATGACATATTTCGGAAGTTTAGCATTAGCACTAACCATGACCAAATTCGATCATTCTCCATACAACTTTTTCCATATGCCtaactaaggtgttgtttgttttttcaaagCGAAAATGTCTAAAGTATGCGGACCGCCTGCTACCCTCTGTAGCAGAAGAAGGGGACCAAACGGCTGCAGTATGTAATAAAaattatgtttgttttttaacctcTGAAGACTGCTGCAATAAGTTAATGTAAAGTGTGAAGAGCTTTGAAACAGAGGGTCAAGTACAACGCCACACAGCACATGCATAGCAGTTTTTAAATCAGaagtcttctgaaaaacaaacagctACGAAAAGCCAAGTGCTGCAATAAGTTAATATAAGGTGTAAAGCGGTTTGAAGCAGAGGGTCAAGCATTGCGCCACACAGCACAATCAGAAGTCTTTTGAAAAACAAACAATTGCCAAGTATTGCGCATGTGCTGCGCAGCACAAGAATAAATGATCAGAAGTggttttttaaaaaacaaacaacacccagATGAAATTGGCCAAGTTTGGGTGGAGTCCTTCCATTTTCGAAGTATCAATTTGTTTTGGTAGGTGATTTTATTTGATAGTTTCAAGGGTTTTCATCGATTAAATCAAAAGAGCCTATTTTACATTACAAAAACAAAATGACGTCTTTACCAAGGCATGAATAGCAAATTTTAAGTTTTTGATAACTACATAAGTTAATATCATGGATCAGCAAACCGCCAAATTTATATAACCAAAGCCGACAACTAATGATGTTATGATCAAGTATCATGGCCCACATAGTCTACGGTTATGAAATCTCAATCCATGTTATTTATTTACGATAGGTTTATGAACTTATGATCAACTTGTTTTAAAAAAGTCATGTGTTTTGAATGACATTATCACATTATAGCACATAGTTATTTATTGCTACCATCATGTGATAGAAAACTATTATCACACCAACATAAAACTAACCCACCCTGTGTTTGTCTTAAGCAATTGCATTTCTTTCAAAAAAGTGATCATGTCATAACTAACAAAGCAAATGGGATGGACCTTAACGCACTTTTGTCATGTGGGTTGAACAGTCTATTCATGGATAAACAAGAGAACAACTTCATAGTCCCAAAGGCTATGAAAAATTTAAATGTGGTTGGAACTTACTCATATACATGCAATGATTATATTGTAACAAATCAAAAACCAAGGAGCGTGATTAACATACTTGCTAACAATTTATTTGTGATTCTTCATTGTTGTAGTTTTTTGTttcctttttctttctttctttctagaACAAAGAAATAAATACAGTTGTCAGTTGGTTGCCTGAACCTCACTCCAGCTGGCCTGTTAATTCTCCATTATTATCTTCTTCTTGATCAAGTTCTTGCTCAACAGATTTAACCTGGAATTGGAAAAGCAAGCAGCAAAGTCAGGAaagtcaacaacaacaacaaatgaaGAGCAGAAATGGATAATTGTTACCTCTGGTACATAATGCATGAGCATATTTTCAATGCCTGATTTGAGGGTGACAGATGAGCTAGGGCACCCACTACATGCTCCTTGCATTTTTAGCTTCACAACTCCCGTCTCTCTGATAATTAATTTAGATAAGAAGATTAGGTTAAaatataaataagtaaataaataatgaACTAGTCAGTGATACGCACGGATCAAATCCTATGTATTCGATATCCCCACCATCGTCCTGTACAGCAGGTCGTATACGAGTTTCCAAAAGTTCTTTAATCATTGCAACAATTTCTGAGTCATCCTGATACCAAAACAGATATACATTTCATTTCAGATGGatgcaatataatcatttatatctATATGGTTGTTGGCAACATGGATGAGAAAAAGATATGAAAAGTATTAGGATACCAAATTTAAAGCTATCAGAGTCACGTAGATCTGGAAAAATTAGCATAGCTGGAAACAGGCATCTATGCTCCCTCAAACAgtaaactcaaaataaataaataaacccttAGGACCCTAGTATATAGACTATCTGGATTCAATAGTTAAACACCAATATGTGCCTCTTTGAAAATTAATGTCATCATACATCTCAAAAGGACTATAAGAATAAGACCAAATGTATGTCTAGCAACACAAAAACCTAGAGAATATACAATTTAACATCAATAAGgacttacaaaaaaaaaatagattttccATAAAACTTTCGTATGTACTCTTAACTCTGATTAATGATGCATGTGAGGACACTTTACAATGACACAATAAAACAAACATATTGatgggaaaaaaaaaacataaaacgaACAATATAATCAAAAGAGGGTTAAAAGGGGAAAAAAGCTTGAATTGGAGTAAAGTGAAGATACATGATCATCAGAGAAGGAAACCCAAATATGGGTATCTTTCCTGTGTCAGAGATGCTTTCCAAAGAGACAACCACCTGTCCAAGCTAACGCCGTAAACTTGCAAAAGATTGACTCAAAATGCAAAAGACCGAATGATTCGATAATCGTAAGACTATAGTTATTTATACTAGCCTAGGATGATTTTAGATTAGGCGCAAAACAaataataatatgttatacctCTGATATTAGGCAAATAAGTAAGTTAGGGGTAATATGGGAACTCATCTAATTAAAGGGTATCTTATTAGTAGGAGGGGCATTTTATAGTATTTAGCTGTTTTGTCAGATAGTATAAGAAGAGGGTAGTGGGCAGGGAGTGAGTCAGTGAGGTATCAATCTTTTTGTGAAATCTGGAATGTATTCCTTGGGAGAGTAGCTATCTCGAATCAGCTATCCTATCAATTGTTCTTGTAATCTTTTGGTTATATTTAAGGTTATGAATCAATATTTGAAGCTGTTGGTCGTTGTTTATGTTATTAAATCTGTTCTTGTAAGTCCAGTtcataacataataataataataaatatttcatttgggtcCCTCCATTTTTCCCCTTGTTTTATATACGACCCATTCATCACATTCTCTATCAATACCATCGTCTTAAAATAGAGGCTTGTCCTCAAGCCTAGAGTTTGTAAAACAATCCAAATCATGAGAGTTCCAAGATCCTTTGTCATCTTCCCAGATTGCAGATTCAACAATGCCAATGCATGTTGCCTCAAGTTTTTCATTGAAATCAAGAAGCTTAGAACTGTTATCCAATTTTGCCTCAAGTCCATACAAAGATCGAGGCTATGCTGATTGTGCCGGTTTCCCCTCCCTTTTTGTGCACACCTTGTAATGACGTGTCAGGGTACCATAGGTTACTCCCTTTTTGCATGCCCATACATACCTTCCATCACTCTTGAGAGCATAGGCAACCATGACATCAACAAGATGATGTTCATACCATATCTAGTTATTTTCGTAAACCTCTTGAAATATGTTATTGAATCTTCCATCAAATCTGAGGGTGGTATTCTTGGTGCTAAGATAAACTGATCATTTTTTTATAAGTTGTGTTAATGAGGTTAATAACTTGAAATCTTAAACTTCATAACATATAGTTTTGCATCAAACAATGCCATTTCTCAAGCAGGAATGGAACTTGAAATCTAAATGTTTACGGATTTATTATAGTTGGACGAGGTTAATAACTAACAGATACTCGTTTTCTCCTCATGGGAATCCACTTAGCTTCAAGTCATAATGATAGGAACAATAACCAGGAAATAAACAAGATAATCAAGAGAGAGGTTAAAGGGGGAAAAGAAGCTTAAAGTGAAGATGCAGATACAATATGATAATCATAAAAGGAAACCTAAATGGTTATCCTTCCTGCCCTAATCAGCGAGGCTCTCCAAAGAGACAACCCCCTGCCCAAGCTAACATCGTAGACTCAAAATGCAAAAGACTGAATAATTCAATAGTGCGAATATTATAGTTATTTATACTAGCCTAGGGATGATTTCAGATCGGgtgcaaaacaaaaaataataaatatttcaatttggtcCCTCCAATTTTCCCCCTGTTTTATATAAGACCCATTCTTTATCACATTCTCTATCATATACTAAGGTGATTATTACTAATACTATTCCTAATGTTTGTTAGAATAACTGGATGTAATCATGTAAGATtggaaaagagaggaagtttaaCATACTTCATGAATAGCTGTATCCATAGAAGCTGCAGTAGCTGAGTCCAGAAACAGTGGGTTCCCAGATGAATAGAAGTCCATAATTGCTGCAAATATTTCGGGTTTTAGAAAATCCCAGGTGGCATCTTCTGACTTGGTTACAGTCACAAAATCTGAACCAAAGAAAACACGAGTAATCCCTGCACCAACATATAATATAAGAACATGTACTTAGTTCAACCATATTAGATAATCACCACCCAAGATCAATAAGCAACAACATAGCataagagaagagaagagaagaaaagaaaAGCTGACCATCAATTCCATAGAGGGCCTTTGCCAGTGGTGAATTCATAGCCGTGCGGGCATTTGGGAAGTCTGCACTTCCAACTTCCATGACTGGCTTCCCAGGATAAAACATCAATGATAAAGGATTAGGAGTAGATTGTGTTTGAATAAACATGCTCCTCTTCTGCCCTGTCCAAATTAATGTCACAACACACCCATTTGAAAGACTAGAAATGCATATATATTTAACATACCAAAACCAAAATATCACTGCATTGCATAATACAGATTCCATAGCAAATAATTTTGAAAGAAACCTCAAGCGagtatattattaacttatcttGTAACAAATACATTTctctttttttaaaagttttttctTGCTCAAACTCTTGATGAACAATCGAAATTAATGGATGCATCAAAGATTAAGGATGTGTATGTAGCTTTCGCAATTATGTTAACTATATAAGAAACGAAAGGTATCTACACTATTGTTTATGTAGGGAACATACCAACTCTTTAGAGTTTAGACATATCCATGTTTGGTATCTAAGCAGTTATCACAGTCACAAATTAAATAAATGCTTGGTATCTTTGGATATATCCATGCTTGGTATCTAAAAATGGATATATGTTGCTGGAATGTGTTATATGGGATAGGATGGATTAGTGGTTGAACAACCTAACCAGGGTTTCCGTAATGTTGCAACCAAGTATAAATTCTACATATTATGAATGTACCTTTGAGATTCATGCTTTTGGGTTCTTAGAAAAGGCTTATCTTCGAGTAGATGATACAAATATTAAACTCATGAACAGATCTTACTGCAACTCTAATTATGAGTGGAAAAATGATAGTTAAACGAATAAGCTAACTTTATTAATGTGATATTAACAGTGTTTAAGCACTATATTGCAAGTGTAAGCGATTTAGAAGGGGTTAGGGACCGAAGTAATGAAATGATAAGAATGAATTGGGAAAAATCACAATGTTGGCTCAGATTTCCAAATGGAATTTGTGTAAATGATTATCCCATGTAAAGTGATTCTTAAATGAATGGTACATTCACTGGTGAGGGTTAAGGATCATATAATGCTTATTCTAGTTATAGGCATTACCATGATTGAAAAACAAACAGTATTCAAAAACTAAAAGATATCACTGAAGAAAACTATTTCCTTTGCTTGGACAAGTTATTTATCAGTGAAGTAATTTACATTTTACAACACCAGTGATAAAAGAAATCTCCTTAATCTTTTACTTCCTGAGAAAAACCTCAATTATTTTGGGGTAGGGCAGCTGCATTGAACTTCATTTTTCAAGTCTAACCTAGGTTTCTCATATTTACCAAACAACAAAAAGAATTAGATCataaaaaataatctaaacgaaacCTCGGCGGAGAAAATAAGATCAAACGAATCAGTTTAAACATTAACAGATAAGAGATGTCATTGACATGTAGTTCATTATAGTTGTAAATTCGAACCAACTAACCTACAAAATTGCCTAATCCAGATGAGGCATGCGCGGGGAGAACAAAAGGTCTAGAAATCGACGATGTAACACGAGAAGAAACATTGTTCGAAGAAGAAACCATAAATAGACGGCGAGAGGTATGCCGTGCAGCAGCGTTATCAATGTAGGGTTCCAATCTTCGGCCAATATGGGCTCGATGTCCTGCTACCAATCTCTGCAAACCCCTCATCATTCAGTGTCGCTCTTGAAATCCAAATCAACAATGAAATTCTATTTGAAGCAAGAAAGCCTCCAAAATATTTAAAGCCctaattcttgtttgattggatTTTAAAAGAAAACGAAGATGAAGGGTAGAAAACACAAAGAAAACAGAGTAACAGTTTgaatttggtccctgtggtttacatAAACGCACAGTTTTGGTCCACTTTTTTTTTCCGACACTCACAGCTTGCCCAAAATGTGATTCTTATTGTTGGTTGTCGTCCTTGAAATTTTTGAAAGTGCCTCAAAAGATTAATTTGTGAGAAAATACCGGCTATAGACAAAAAAAGGagggaaatttaaaaatttagacacaaaaaaaaaaatccaactaTAGACATGCATTCCGCGGAGGACCCTCCGCAGACCTCCGCGGAATGACGTCATCTCTGCGAAGTGGTCGAAAAATAGGTTGTTAGTCTTTTTAAGCATGCTCTGTGGAAGGGGTCTCTGCGGATTCAATATAACCTCCGCGGAGAGCTGATTGGATCTCGTAAATACCCCGCGGAAAGGTCGATGCGGAGCCCCGCGAAGAGAGTAATGCCTCCGCGGAGGAAGCAGTTGGAAGTCATAACTCAGTCCGCGGAAAGGTCGACGCGGAGCTTCGCGGAGAGAGTAATGCCTCCACGGAATGGGTGGTTGGAGCGgattttgaagagttttttgatacaaaagtttatttttcatatatttgtttCATTTTGGTCGATGGATCAGTTCGTTTTCATTTGATTTTCAGAACCAAATATgagttttgttattttatgtacTGGAGGTTTTTGGCAGATAAGTAATGGGATTAACACCTACGTTAGACCAAAGTTAAACAACTTGGGTTTACTGCTTCCGCCTAATTTTGATTGTCGAATATTGTTTGATTTGGTCAAAAGTAAGGCTAAGGTGTTTAATAGTAATATATCATTGTCATTTCAACACCCCGGTTCATGGGTATGTGATGAATATTTTAGATGAAGTGGATGTTCATCAACTCAGAAATGTAATTTCTGAAACGAATGAGATTGTGCATTTGTATTTAGAGGTGTTTCATGGATTAGTTGAACAAATAGAAGCGGCTGAGAAAGTTTTACCATACAATGTTGAAAACATTGTATCTAATAATGTTGAAGATTGTCCAGAAGAAGAAACTGTGGCACTGAATACGGTTGAAGAAAAAAATTTATATGAGTTTGGAAGACTAACTGGCAAAACTTTATCAGACGGTGAAGAGTCAAATGAAGGATGGTCAGAAGATGAGTTCACACACGGGAAAAAAGCTTCAGACATATTTTACGGTATGCCTCCCATACCTAATTGTCCTGATCCTATTATTGAACCCGGACCATTTCACAGTTTAGGTCCAAATGATGATATGTTTGTTCGTCAAACATATGACAACAAACAACAACTAATTTTTGCTTTGAGTCTTAAAGCAACAAGAGAAAAGTTTTAGTTTAAGACCAAACATTCTAACAAAAATCGTTATGAGGTATATTGTGAAATTGAGAACTGTAGTTGGCGTTTGTATGCAAAACGCCTTGATCCCACTGATGAATTTGAAATCAGGACTTTCAACAACGTGCACACATGTTCGTCATTACAGAGACACCCTAATCATAAGCATGCTAATAAAAAAGTCATGGGTACTATATTGCATGAGATTATGGGAAAAACTCATTCCAAGGTTTGGAGGCCTAATGAAATATCAAGGGATTTAAATGCTTTGCTAGAAATCAACGTAGATTACAAACAAGCTTGGCGTGCAAAACAATATGCTATGGAACTGTTGTTGGGATCCTCTGAAGAATGTTTTGCCAAACTTCCTATTTATTTTCACAATTTGAAGAGGCATAATCCCGGTACAGTTGCGTGTATTCAAACAGATTCTGAAGATTGTTTCGAGTGTTGTTTTTATGCCATTGGGAGCACGGTAAATacaaaaaacttgttgttatttaatatataatttttgtaAACAAATTATAGAGTGTTTATGTGTTCCATTTTTATATATTGCAGATACGAGCGTTCAAAAGATTTTGTCGTAAAGTTATAATTATGGATGGTGCCCATTTGAAGGGTGCTTTTAAGGGAACCATATTGCATGCACTAGCTATGGATGGGAACAACCAAATACTGCCCCTTGCGCACagaatatgcaaaaaaaaaagtgGTCTTACTTGGACATGGTTTCTTGAAAAGTTGTATGAATGTGTTGGTGATTGTCAAGAATTGACTTTTGTAACTGATAGGGTCGATGCAATTCGCGTtagtattgaaaatgtttttcCACATGCTCATCATGGCTTGTGTGCTTTTCATATACTAGGAAACATAGTAcacaagtttgggaaaatgataaaacaaaagtgtTGTTTTGGAGGCTTGTGAAAGCTTACAAAAGAAATGTTTTTGAAGAATTGTGATATAGATTTAGTTCTACTAGGCCGCAAGTAGCAACGTATCTAAGTGAAATTCCCCGTGCTAAATGGACTATAGCATATTCGCCGTCGAAACATTACGATTACATGACCTCGAACAGTGCAGAGTCCATGAATGTTTTATATGTAGATGCAAGGAAGATGCCTATAATACCCCTTCTTGagttcttccgacgtctttcacaGGAATGGTGTTACAAGCGTCGCATCGAAGGAGGTATGAATTTTATTTTAACTTTAATTAGGTCGAATAATTagttaatcatatatatatatatatatatatatatatatatatatatatatatatatatatatatatatatatatatatattctttataGGGAAACGTTCAACAGTGCTAACCGAGTGGGCTGAAAAAGTAGTTAGTAAAAATGAAGAGCGTACGACAGGATGGTCCGTTTCTGGTGTTTCAAATGCACTTTATGAATTTCATGATTTCAAACATGGTGGCATAGCTGATCTGAGGCAAGAGACTTGTACATGCAAATATTGGGAAGGAACTGGGTTGCCTTGTGGTCATGTGATAATGGTCTTGAAGCACTTGAAAAAAGTAACTTCGGACATTTGGCTATAGATGCTTACAAAATGGAAACATACCGAAGTACGTATGAGGAGTCGGTTTACCCCCTTCCAGAACCGTGTGATTGGGAGATTCCTGCTGACATGATGGTTGTGAAACCCCCGATAATGGATACACGTCAAGCTGGTAGACCGAGAAACAGAAATCATATTCCGTCACAAGGTGAGGAACCTATAATAAGAAGGTGTAGTAGATGTGATAGTAC containing:
- the LOC111915030 gene encoding nifU-like protein 4, mitochondrial encodes the protein MMRGLQRLVAGHRAHIGRRLEPYIDNAAARHTSRRLFMVSSSNNVSSRVTSSISRPFVLPAHASSGLGNFVGQKRSMFIQTQSTPNPLSLMFYPGKPVMEVGSADFPNARTAMNSPLAKALYGIDGITRVFFGSDFVTVTKSEDATWDFLKPEIFAAIMDFYSSGNPLFLDSATAASMDTAIHEDDSEIVAMIKELLETRIRPAVQDDGGDIEYIGFDPETGVVKLKMQGACSGCPSSSVTLKSGIENMLMHYVPEVKSVEQELDQEEDNNGELTGQLE